ACTAGCAAACTGGCGACATATTTGACAGACTTGCATTATTTGCTTATCAATAAGGTAACATTgttgtgatttttatttatgttatgcTAGTAATGCTAGTGCTCGATGAAAATTGCacaatattatattattgtattGCTGCGAAGACCTAAGTAGCTTGAAATCCCTATTCCATCAATGGCACATTCGGCGCATCCTGCAGCTAGAGTGTCCTTGTTGTTACAACGTTGTTGTCCTGCAGCTAGAGTGTCCTTGTTGTTACAACGTTGTTGTAAGCGTTGTTGTAAACGTTGTTGTTGAACGCTGCTGTTCCTGTCACGATAAGATGACTTGAGCTCGCGCATATTTCATGTGACTGCCGCTTTCGGCGAATTCGCCCATCTCCGTGCggatttgaatatttaaataaactgcTCACTGGTGGTGTGTTGTTGTGTTGATGTCTTATTGTGCcgttgtaattgttgttgtcacTCGCATTGCGGCTGTTTAATTGTCATTTCGTGTGCAGCAACCGAAATgccaaataaacacaaatttacGCAGGCGACCGATTGACGTGTGCAGGAGTGTTTGTGAGTGAGATGAGCACAGTGGTTGATAGGGtctttaaattataataaattcataatatatacatatatttatttaattaaggTATGTGTGTACTTGTcttattagtaatttaaatacaaagcATGgcttaaaactataaaatttaGATATTGAAATTAAGAATGATCCAAGAAGTTTACAAATtcacaaaattgaaaattacttCTTATAGTATTActtgttttgttatttgaaACAGACAGAATCAACGggcaatattttttatttaaaacaaatgtttttaatagATTTATGGTATTTTAATCGCGTAACTCCAATTGCGACTGTCGCTTTGCATTGCAAATGACAACCTTGAACCGCCAATTGCATTTTGGAGGCTGCCAATTCGATTTGAACCGTGACTGGTCTCGGCCAGAATTGCAATCGCCGCTGGAGCGTATCATtgttaacttggccaaattaTATCAGCGATGTGTTGGCCGTTTTGGCCCTTTTTGTGCCGCATGTTGTATGTGTGCTAAAATTGCTGCCTCTATTTCGCCGCTGGCCtatcgaaaatgaaatttgcaaaCGGTGCAagcgaaaatgaaatgttagctgaattttcctttttttttttcttttggcaaatatcgaaagaaaaaatgacaaacaaaatgtgtgaaattgttgattttattgtcgTTTGATTGGGCTTACTTTGAAAACAgtttaatattgatttaagatacatttcaaatacattttatgaaCAAAATGCTTATCTATACCCCTTTCTTTTGCAGTTTTCGCCTGAAATGCTCGGAGAGAAAACCGagaaaagccaacaaattacCCCCGATGACCACGTAGAAGGCCAACTGCAGATCCCCAATAGTTAGGACCCTCACAAGCTCGGATTCGGCATCGGCTTGCAGGATGCTCGACCTCATCTTAATGTCCACCCAGGACTTCTCGTCCTGGATCCATTTGACAATCAGTCCAGCATTCAGGAATCTCAAAAGCAACGCATTTACAGCATCTTCCCATGGCGAATCCCTCGGCATCACATACGAGATGGTATAGTACTTGGGGCACTCGGGAACCACCCAAATCTTATTGAGCAGCGTGAACCGCGAGGATTCCAATATCAAGGAGGTATATCTGGAGACCCCAGCCTTGTTCCTAAATCTGGCCACCTCATCGATGACATCCGCACGTAGATCTCGATTCCAGGTGAGTTTATTATTGAGACTCGCGAATAATGGCGATGTTTCGCTGAAGAACAAATCATCCGCCATGGATGAGTATTTGTAGACCACCTTCAAGCCGCTTTCATCCAACTCCTGCATGGTATTTATATCCCTATAGTACAACGGATGTATATACACCGTGGCCAAGCTGGACTCGAAAATCGCGCCGAATATCACGCTCACCAGACACAGCGTTCCAATGAACATCCTTTCGGCATAGCTCGCTGGCAGGTGACTCAAGTTGAGTCGCACCCAAACCACCCAAGTATCCACCACAATGCCCAATGCCTGTCCCAAAATATGCTGATTGCCCAGACTCACTATCCTCAGCTTCAGATTAATCACCCGCAATGTTAGCCAAATGAGAGCACAAGCAAAGGCGGTCAACACGAATCCCAGCCAAATATCATAGCCAACTGCAAATATGGGCAATATCGATTGCGGTATACGACTGGCTTTCGGCACATATATGCACAACTCATCGTCGTACACGGCCACAGTGAAGTCCATGTACTGCTGCACCAGGTAATCCTTGACGAAGAATCCCGTGAGGCAAATGTCCAGGCCATCGTTGATGATGGAACCGATGGCGCCATTGTAGCTCCCATTTGCATAGCGTTCTCTGTTGCGAAGTAAGTGAATTGCATATAATATCATTAGTATCGAATGAATTAAACTAATAGTATATCCATTGATGCAGCATAATAAGTTTGTGCAGAAAGATATACTTTTGAAATATAGGCTTTTGCCAAAATCCTTTACTTGGGTTTTACGCCTAAAATAATCAGATTTTTGTACACAGCAATGGAAATTtttgtccaaatatggaatgccataccttgCTGAAATCGTCATAAAATTGCctttaaaattgcattcacagttaaaaatgtaaaattttgtCAGTTTTCGTAAAAaatgatgatgttaccccttataaaaaaaccgaaaaattgaaaaaaaatttctttttCTAAGTTAACAAAATGGATATAGGAATCGTTTATATGGATCATTAGCTGTATAAAACAGTAATTTTTTTGAATGTATGatcatttttggccaagtaaTAGCATATTGAATTCTTCGAAAAAATCAACATTTTGACAAAATAAATCCCcaattttttaacaaaaaataatgctTTTTTAGTTCATAGCAATGAAGTTATTAATCCAAATACtgaatgccatacctcgttaaACTCGTCATTAAATTTTCTATCTAATGGCATTCacagttaaaaatgtaatttttggccgtttttcgcaaaaaattatgatgttaccccttatgaaaaatcagaaaatttgaaaaaattttatttttttgaattaacAAAATGGTGATATGAATCGTTTATTTGGATCATAAGCTATGTAAAACAGTCATTCATTTGGATATGtgatattttttggccaagttttagcaaaattaactaaatggtttctacaaaaaattaaaaaataatacaaaaattgcTTACCCGAAGTAATTTTTTTCCGGCTGCTGCAGTAGCATGGTGAAATTCAATCGCTCCCTGAGCATTTGGGCCACCAAAAAGTCCACGCCAGTGACTCTGGTTAGCAGACCGGATTCCTTATCGAATTCCGGACGAGTGTAGACGGACTTAAACATCTGGATGCGCAGTGGATAGCCAGCCATGTCGCGGAAGAGCAGCTTATCCAGGGTCTCCGAGCCGTAATATCGCACCAATCGTCCGAAGGCGGAATCGCGACGCTTGAAGGGATCATAGATCCACACACCATCTCTGGTTAGGAAAAAGCGATTGTAGACTTTGTGCTGCGTCCACAACTGTCGACAGCTGCCCTCCAAACGGAGTTGTTCATCCGCGGACAGGTCCTTGTCTTGATCTGCCAGGATGTAGAAGAAAGTACCAGCTTTCTGTATCGGAGCAGCCGCTCCACGATTGGTCAAAAGTTGATCCAAACTCATGACCAGGACTAGATTTCTTCGGCCAAACGGATCGTCCATCCAATAGCGATTCTCCTGATAGGTAACAATGCTCAGCGGAATTTCCGTTCGTTGCAGAAACCACTGGACATAGGGATTCTCCTCGTCCCGATGATCTGAACCCGCTTGCAGCCAAAGTTCCAGCTGAGCCAAATCCCTGGTGGGTTCCACCAGCAGTCCATCCAGCCGGGTCAAGTTCAGCGTTTTCATGTCCAGCatgaaaagcaggaaaagcgaTCCAAGCACCGCCATTCGTATGGGGTTTGTTAGCACAAATGACTGGAGAACTTGGCCAGTATCCAACCCAATCCAATTCAATCCAATCGAATCCTGTTCACAACTTACTCCGTCCAATTCCTGTTTTGACACctgcaattttgtttgtttgctcgcgCACAATTAGAGACTCGTTATGTCAGGTGTTTTGGGTTGTCCAGCTCTTAagcaaacataattattatacCCTGCAATTTGAGTGGTTGGCTACCAGGGGGTCCCTTTCCCGGAGTCACCATTTAGGATGATTTAAGAGCTCAacttattatatattaatattagcTATACTTTAGCAACTCACTCCATTTTAGCTAAATTTTACATAATTGAGAGATAGTTGTGGGATATTTAAAAACTTCACCCTTTCGTATCTGAAACtcttcattattatttttttatttcgtatcGAAACACCTTTGTTCCATCTATTCCCATTGTTGTACTCTTTCATTCAGGGCCAAATCAAGTAGACTCACCTGAACGCGGAAATCAAAGAAGAAGCCGAGGGGAAACTCGATGACGATTTTTCCCCCAGCGAGATTTTCCGGTGGTCAAGCTAGGCGACGCGACAGTTGCACGGTGGTATTGAATGTCATTAAaagttgcatttttaaaaagattttttaataatatatatatacaaaataaccCAAGATAACCAACCAACTAAATGcatgtttatattttagatTAACATTATACACTAAATGCTTTCATCACATGGACCACTGTTCTGCTTTTTTCAGCTTCCACTAAAAAGTTTTGGGTTCAACTCGCCGTTTCCTTGTTCAGGACCCCAATCGGCcgtatatatattgatattcaTGCAGTGGCACTTGTATATGGACACCGAGTGCCCGCTGTCCGATAACCGCTGGCTGGCGGAGCAACAAAGAGCATCAATAAACTTCGCCTTGTGTagttttcaaaatgaaaaataaattggaaaattgaaaaagcaaTTCATCGCATTAGGAACGTGCAGTGAATGGAGGTGGCTGCTGTTGGGATACCACTCGCCCCTCGAAGCGTCGCCGATGCCCATTGACAATGCCGAAGCTTTTTATCGTCTTTGTGCCAGGTGCGTCCACCAGACAATGGACGAGGGGCGGTGGGGCGCATCCTTGACCAGGACCTCCTCAGTGCTGTTCGCCAGCTGCTAGTTTCGTGGGAATATCTCTGAAGTGTGGAAAAAGGATTCAGATATTAGGTACTTTTTCACCAAGCAGCTGAAAAGAAGGCAGCAATTTTGTAGCTATTTGTAAAGCTATTTGATGTGTGATGATAAAGATACTTTCCATCAGATACTTTCCTTTAAATACTTTCCTTCAGATACTTTCCTCCAGATACTTTCCTTCAGATACTTTCCTTTAGATACTTTCCTTCAGATACTTTTCTACAGATACTTTCCTTTAAATACTTTCCTACAGATACTTTCCTACAGATACTTTCTTACAGATACTTTCCTTTAAATACTTTCCTTTAGATACTTTCCTTTAGATACTTTCAAATACTTTCCTTCAGATACGTTCCTTCAGATACGTTTTTTCAGATACTTTCCTCCAGATACTTTCTTACAGATACTTTCCTTTAGATAGTTTCCTTTAGATACTTTCAAATACTTTCCTTCAAATACGTTCCTTCAGGTACGTTCCTTCAGATACTTTCCTTCAGATACTTTCCTCCAGATACTTTCTTCAGATATTTTCCTCCAGATACTTTTCTTCAGATACTTTCCTCCAGATACTTTTCTTCAGATATTTTCCTCCAGATACTTTTCTTCAGATACGTTCCTTCAGATACTTTCCTCCAGATACTTTTCTTCAGATACTTTCCTTCAGATACGTTTCTTCAGATACGTTCCTTCAGATACTTTCCTCCAGATACTTTTCTTCAGATACTTTCCTTCAGATACGTTTCTTCAGATACTTTCCTTCAGATACTTTCCTCCAGATACTTTCTTCAGATATTTTCCTCCAGATACTTTTCTTCAGATACTTTCCTCCAGATACTTTTCTTCAGATACTTTCCTTCAGATACGTTTCTTCAGATACGTTCCTTCAGATACTTTCCTTCAGATACTTTCCTCCAGATACTTTCTTCAGATACTTTCCTCCAGATACTTTTCTTCAAATTCTTTCCTTCAGATACTTTCCTTCAGATACGTTCCTTCAGATACTTTCCTTCAGATACTTTCCTCCAGATACTTTCCTTCAGATACTTTCTTTCAGATACGTTCCTTCAGATACTTTTCTTCAGATACTTTCCTTCAGGTACTTTCCTTAAGATACGTTCCTTCAGGTAGTTTCCTTCAGATACTTTCCTACAGAAAACGAGATATACTGATCTGTTTTGCAGCGCCATCTACTTCTAGTAATACTATAAGCTGCAGTTACCCATTTTCTCCATAGCATCTGGATGGCCTTCATCACTCCCggtttccttttcatttctgAAATTCTTCGACTGCATTCAACACAAACGAGCTGAGCTTTTATGGCCGAGcgataaaatcaaattgaagtTCTTTTCCGGCACTTTACAAGAGGgcgtgaaagagagagagttGTGCGGGAAGAATGAGATGGGTGAAGTGGGTGCAAAGTTTCACCCATTTAGTATTATGACAAACAGTGGTGGACAGCGCATTAGTAACTGTACCCAAATATTATACTAGGCACCAAATAGGTACTTTCAAAATTAGTTGTAACTCCTTTGCTATCATTATATCTTCTTTAGGTACCAAAATTAATGTTGTACCACAGTTAGGAACACGAGGTACCTTTCCCTGCACTGATGACGTTGAGTCGCTGAATTGTGTGCACTTGAGTGAGCGAATAAGAGTGAGACGTGCGTAGgtaagaagcagcagcagagagTTGGAAAATCCAGGGAAATGGGGGTAGTGGGGTTTAAGCCCGAGGAAAACTGCAGCGATGAAATCATTTGTAACCTGGCacgtgaaaatgaaatttttgagCGAGCATCAGCTTGAAATTCGATTGGCCATTGTGGCGAAATGCGTTTTATACTCTCGTCTTTACATTCCTATTATTTGCTCCTGCATTCATTCTTAATGTTGtactattaaaaaatatttgtgaacAGTAGTAACGACTAACAGATACCCAACTAGTTGAAAAGATATGAAGTGAAATAGAATAACTTTTTGGGGttaaaaacaaaccgaagTATCTATAATTATGCTTTTCATTACGCAGACATCAAGATATTATGAAAAAtgacttttaaaatatatgtattgttcaaaattgaattgtatatatataatatatacatagttCCATACCCTTGGCAAGCATTTAGTAAAGCAAGTGACTGTGCAGTTCGCAGTTCTTAAATGAAAACACCAACCAGAAAGTGGGTTGCTATTTGCAGTAGTAGCCCCACTAAATTTAGCCACAATCTCTTACAGAAACCTACTCTTAAGGCCATTACTTCCATTGcatttgctgcttttggcaaCGCAAATTGTTcgcaagccaaaaaaaaaagaggaaaagaaTGGAAAGGGGGAAAAACGTGAAGCGGGGAAAGCGAAGTGCAATCATGTCGGATCAAATGAACTGAACTTAACCAAGTCGAAATGGGTGCATTGCATTGGCCCAATTCCGATGGGATTACCTTCGGCCAGGCGAAGGAATCCCCAAGACTGCCGATGCGTTAAATGCAGAATAAGTGCATCCAAAGTATGGGAAATTCATGTAAAGTGAAATTAACAAGTTTTCCGGGACAAACATATATCCTTGACTCTATAggatatattatatatattcatacaAATAAGAAGACATTCGTTTTCAATATgattcttaattttatttaaaaatttaataatatgcTTAGACTAGATACTAGATATAgtcaacaagaaaaaaaagtggtaTGGCTAATGCTGGACTAGTCAGGGATCCGTTCCTACGATAGATAGCTACACTACGATATCACTGCTCCATTTCCAGGCCGAAGGTGGCCCGCATCCGCTCGAGGGTGGCGGCGGGGAATCCCCGCTCGAGCAGCTGCCTCTCCGCCTGGGCAATCACATCCCGCATCGTGTCCAACATGACGGCGCTCTTCTTCAGCTGCCCGCTGACGAATTTGTGCCGGAAGCGCAGCTTGGCCTTCTTGATCTTGTTGTTGTAGCGGGATTTGCGGCACGACTCGGCCCTCTGGCGCTGGGCATCCTTGACATCCGAACCAGAACCGGAACCTGATCCGGAACCCGATCCGCGGCAATCCATGGCAAGCTCCGTTTTCAGCGGCGGCGGTGCACGGCGTTCCACAACAATGGGATTCTCGAGGAGCATCTGGTCCACGTAGCGTTGCTCCTCGTCGGCGTAGTGCATCTTGAGATGATGCAGCTGCTGGGACACCAGCTCCTCGATCTGCTCCGGCTTCGATGATGTTGACGATGCTGTTGATAGTGCGGGTGAGCTGCTTCCGTGATacggtgcgtatacgtgaCCCATGGCCGCGTAGCTCAGGGTGGGCAAATAAAGATGACTCCGTTCCATGGTGAATTATTCGGTGTGTGACGTGGTCTTGTGACTGCTCTCGTCGAGATTTCGTGTGCTAATGCTGCCATAGGCGACATGTCAGCCCCGTTTTATACCATTTCCGCAGGTAGCCTGCCATTGGACGCTGGATGGGTTATTCGCGGGTTCCACTACCTTCATGAATGGCGGTCACTGGGATTTATGATCTTGTTTTCGTCAATCTCGCCGCCTGGCTGGACACCGCCTACCTGCATCCGGATTGGCCGACGAATCGCAGATATGTAAACAAAGGGATTAGGGTAGCAGACGTACTAAGTCTACCTGATAATTggtcaaatttaaaaacaaaaggatcAGGTGCTAACCAATATATGTGGGTTTATTCTGCGGctacctacatacatatatcggTATGCAAATACTCCCCATAATATAAAAGATATTTCAAAGCCAAGAGATACGATTCATACGATTCAACTGATAAGGGCGTCATTAAATCCACAATAATCCCAAGGTCAAGCTGGGCTGCTCGTTTGCCGATTCGCGCCTTATCTAGCCGAAATGAGTCAACAAATGTTGGGCATGGTGGAAAATCAACCTGCTTGGGCAAACACGAGTATGTCAAGCGGGGGATCAGGCGGCGGTTTGCGATAAGAGGCACCAATATCGATTGCCATTGCTACCTGCTAAAGTTGCTATTTGTCCACGCCGGATCAACCCATCTGGAAGTGGGTTTCCCGCATCAGGTAGCCATTTCAAGGAGCCACTTTCGACGTGGTGGCAAACAAGTTGCGGCTTGTTGTAGTGGGATTAACCCGTCGAACCCACAGCATTTAgtctattaattaatttaacagcCCTCGAAATGATGAGGGGTTCAGCGACCTGGTTAGTAAGCCTCAAAGGGTTAAACCAGAAATCTTTTTGGCTGAGAATAATATCCCATCCATAAATAGTTGCTATCTCTAGCTGATgtaatgtaatatttaatatgcatttaacTAGCCATATTATAGAACAATATGAGCAAGCAacttatgctaattaaataatcAGTTAATTGTTGAACAAAATATAGTTTCCACTTGCTCCACTTTCATGTATTTCAATTTACAACGTTGCACATGTGTGCCCACTCGAATTACATAACTGGCATAAATAACTCCGCTGGGTAATTGGCAAAACAATTGAGTATTTTTAGTGACCGAAAGCAGTTTTAATTCGAAATCCCCCATTTTAGCCAGATGGGGGCAAGCTGTCAGCGGCAGACGGGCaataatttttccatttttcgcattttccattttccattgcgGCATTAAACATTTGCCATGTGAACAATAAAATCGACAGCGCCGCGTTTGGTTGGCAAATGAGAAAATATGCAGACaagtataattaaaaaaccatttaTAATCATTTTCGACCAAATCCCAATTGGCCACCCAAACGAAAGCAAAGCCAAGCTCCGCAGGAGCACTTGAAGCCTGACAGTTTTCCAGCTCGAGAATCAGTTGGGAATGCCGATGCACGGAATACTCTAGCTGAATTGAATGACTCAAGGAAATATATACTcctatatctacatatatactcAAATATATCTAAGAAACTGCCTTTAGTTGAACTAACTAGGGCTTTCATTTTCGGACATTAAAAAGGCATTATACCCGTAGAAAGAGTAATGAAAATCGAGGAGCAAGGCGACGATAAATAGACGCACATGAAGGAGTCTCCGCCACATCCCCGAAAGCGACATTGAGTTTGAATTATGTCAGCGCAGCAATAAATTGTCCaaggcattaaattaaaatatatgtatgtatagtaGATAACGTTTAAAGGAAAGCTGTGAAATCATTAGAAGGACGTACTTAAATTGCTTATTTCACTGCAGAAAGTGTCACAACTCACATATTGTGATGGCTAGAATATAACAAATgaatatattcaaataatattcaaaactTCGCTGTCTGTAAATGTAAATACACCGACATATGtaggaaatttaatttattaaatgcttttaaacatgttcttaaattaaaatcgttatttatttcattaaactACAAGTTGTTTCTCATAATTTCTACTTTTTCTATACATTCTAATACAAAAAATTTCTGGTTGCATGGTGTTGCGGATATCTTTCATCTTTCTacattttgttaacaaatCGGTACGCATTTTCTAACGTTGCCTTGTCGTTTACATAATCGTTTTATTGCAGCATCTTTTCAGATGTTTAGCATGCaattaaacatatttgtggcttgtatttaaatgtatttacataCTATGAAGAAACCAGGCGAAATCTAAAATGGAACCTACTGAACTATGTATTATAAGAATTATTTGTGTCGAATAAAGATGCCAATGATGCGTCCACATGGAATCTAACCGGAGCAGCCGCGACAACCGCAGTGGACACACTCAACGATGCGACCCTCCTCCAGTTTGCATTTGGGCACCCGGCATATGCAGTTCGTGCCGAAATTGGTGTCCCTCGTTTGAATGCAGCGGAGACAGCAGAGGTTCTCGTATCCGGACTTCTTCCACTTGGCAATCAGATTGCCATCGGCGATCTTCTCCTTCAGACAGTAGTCGTACAATTCCCGGCTGATGGCTTTCCGCCGATAGAATAGATCGTAGATGTAGCGTGTCTTCTGGTGGTGGATCTTGAAGATGGGCCAAAGGGATTCCGTGATGCGTTTGCCCTCGTGCGGTTCCGTTTCGGCTGTTTAAGAAGGATAATAGTATGTATAGGATTATagcaaagttttcattttcggaGAAGCCGCCGCCACGCTTGTCTTACCTTCGCGCATTTTTTGCTCCAGTTCTTCGAGAGTTGGTTCGATCAGTTCCCAACCGTCTGGCGGTGGTTTGCGACTGCGGCGAACCTTGGGCAtcttaaatgtttaatttaataactGTATAACtgtttaatttctttgaaAAATGCTTGATTTcgcttgaaaaaaaaatgaacatttaaCAAACAGCTGGCTACTAGCGATGACACTTTTCACAAGGGTCGTCCACAGCATCAAACGGTTATCGAGCACTCACTATCGATAGTCCGTGTCTAAGCCGATTGGCGATAGCActtcattgtttttgttgttttccttttgggagacgcgtgtgtgtgttttgcgtgtgataatttatttattttcccgtTCCGTTTGTTTATGCACAGTAATTTAAGTTCAGTTTTTAACACAGGCGCAGGAGTAAGtaaaaattaccaaaaaaataacaacaacaaagcgaGTAATAATTTGTCGAAGTGAGTGCGCATAAGTGCTGTGATTgtgtgcgcgcgtgtgtgtgagtgtaacacataaaaaatgGTCTAAAAAAGCTAGagattcattcataaaaaaagcaacaacaaaaggggGTCGCCAAAAGAAGTGGAGCGCATAAAGATGTGTGGTCGAGAGGGGAAGACAAGCAGAGAAGAAGGATCAGTGACAACAGCAATAACATCAATAACAGTTTGGCCTTCTCCTATTGCTAGCGCCCTCTCGCTCCCACACGTACACCCGTGCAATCAGCGCCCACATAACGGACCTACGTTTTGGTgttacttttcatttttgtgctacttgttgttgattttttttttgcgtgtgtgtttatgtgcaATTCTCGCCCAAATTCTTTGTATTATTTAGTGCTTGGCACAACAAATAACCAAATAAACTGAACTATTAAACAACCCacacaattgcaattgcatatCCACCCCCCAATTCGCAGTGAACgcgctcgtgtgtgtgtgtgtgtttgtgtgtaatGAGCGCAACAaatcagttttgttttgttttctcgTATTGCAAATTCCCCGTTTTTTGTGCGCTATaaaagtatgtacatatgtgcaatGAAACAACAGTCACCGCCAATATACAATATTCCCACGTATGACCCATTGTTTATCTTAAGAAAAGCCAAAGACTTTCACACACTTATCGATAAGATaaaatttaagccaaataCAAAGGGTAGTAGATAGTTCTTTCTCACTCGCCGTATGCGACAGTTGCGGCCAACATAATATAGCCAGCTGGCTATTATTAAGCGGACCTACTATTTTCGTCACAGGCAACTACAAATAAGTATGCTTAAAAAATTAGCTTTTACAATATGAATCACATTATATCAGATATGcgtataaacaaataaaatagttgTCGTACAAGTCATTTTCTGAAGTTCTCACTGTTTTACATACTGATATTTGCTTACGTTTAACGGTGAGTCAATGCCAAGCTGCTATTACAGTGCCCACCGCTGTAACCTGCATAACAACAGCCGTTAATTGaggcgcaaatatttgtagtTGTCTCCCCCTCTTTCTGGTGCTTCGTCCGCGGAGGGGTGGGGTGGTTGGTGGTGCGCCGAGTGACAG
This Drosophila simulans strain w501 chromosome X, Prin_Dsim_3.1, whole genome shotgun sequence DNA region includes the following protein-coding sequences:
- the LOC6740080 gene encoding uncharacterized protein LOC6740080, with product MAVLGSLFLLFMLDMKTLNLTRLDGLLVEPTRDLAQLELWLQAGSDHRDEENPYVQWFLQRTEIPLSIVTYQENRYWMDDPFGRRNLVLVMSLDQLLTNRGAAAPIQKAGTFFYILADQDKDLSADEQLRLEGSCRQLWTQHKVYNRFFLTRDGVWIYDPFKRRDSAFGRLVRYYGSETLDKLLFRDMAGYPLRIQMFKSVYTRPEFDKESGLLTRVTGVDFLVAQMLRERLNFTMLLQQPEKNYFGERYANGSYNGAIGSIINDGLDICLTGFFVKDYLVQQYMDFTVAVYDDELCIYVPKASRIPQSILPIFAVGYDIWLGFVLTAFACALIWLTLRVINLKLRIVSLGNQHILGQALGIVVDTWVVWVRLNLSHLPASYAERMFIGTLCLVSVIFGAIFESSLATVYIHPLYYRDINTMQELDESGLKVVYKYSSMADDLFFSETSPLFASLNNKLTWNRDLRADVIDEVARFRNKAGVSRYTSLILESSRFTLLNKIWVVPECPKYYTISYVMPRDSPWEDAVNALLLRFLNAGLIVKWIQDEKSWVDIKMRSSILQADAESELVRVLTIGDLQLAFYVVIGGNLLAFLGFLSEHFRRKLQKKGV
- the LOC6740079 gene encoding protein sisterless A, whose product is MERSHLYLPTLSYAAMGHVYAPYHGSSSPALSTASSTSSKPEQIEELVSQQLHHLKMHYADEEQRYVDQMLLENPIVVERRAPPPLKTELAMDCRGSGSGSGSGSGSDVKDAQRQRAESCRKSRYNNKIKKAKLRFRHKFVSGQLKKSAVMLDTMRDVIAQAERQLLERGFPAATLERMRATFGLEMEQ
- the LOC6725660 gene encoding protein BUD31 homolog; translated protein: MPKVRRSRKPPPDGWELIEPTLEELEQKMREAETEPHEGKRITESLWPIFKIHHQKTRYIYDLFYRRKAISRELYDYCLKEKIADGNLIAKWKKSGYENLCCLRCIQTRDTNFGTNCICRVPKCKLEEGRIVECVHCGCRGCSG